The following proteins are encoded in a genomic region of Variovorax paradoxus:
- a CDS encoding AraC family transcriptional regulator: MPAPAVADDNNKLEEAMIPAAWARLRDMVAARTPADGRTDAIYPGLRYYRFSRPIRYEKTQRLTPGVVVVLQGRKTAHLGGDRRSLDYGATQCLVLGAEVACRGTVVGASAEAPYLAIHLDLPPDVLVKSFVALAESGTLTAEPARVTENFTAPVAPEVVEAFTRLLLAADDPVDRRTLAPLAVEEIVLRLLRSEAAAAIRSAGAVSKAGARIQTAIAFMRRHLGRPLSVAEIASHVHMSPSHFAHSFREVAGVTPMRCIRDLRLEEARTLMLGAGLRPGDAAAKVGFESPAHFNRAFRRRFEATPAEYVRRVQSG, encoded by the coding sequence ATGCCAGCTCCCGCCGTCGCCGACGACAACAACAAGCTCGAAGAAGCCATGATCCCGGCCGCCTGGGCCCGCCTGCGCGACATGGTCGCGGCGCGAACCCCCGCAGACGGCCGCACCGATGCCATCTACCCCGGCCTGCGCTACTACCGCTTCTCCCGCCCGATCCGCTACGAGAAAACCCAGCGCCTCACGCCGGGCGTCGTGGTGGTCTTGCAAGGCCGCAAGACCGCGCACCTCGGCGGCGACCGTCGCTCGCTCGACTACGGCGCCACCCAATGCCTGGTGCTAGGCGCCGAGGTCGCGTGCCGCGGCACGGTCGTCGGGGCGAGCGCTGAAGCGCCGTACCTCGCCATTCATCTCGACCTGCCGCCCGATGTGTTGGTCAAGTCTTTCGTCGCGCTGGCGGAAAGCGGCACGCTGACGGCCGAGCCGGCCCGCGTGACCGAGAACTTCACGGCCCCGGTGGCGCCGGAAGTGGTCGAGGCCTTCACCCGTCTGCTGCTGGCGGCCGATGACCCGGTGGACCGCCGCACGCTCGCGCCGCTGGCCGTGGAGGAGATCGTGCTGCGGCTGCTGCGCTCCGAGGCCGCGGCCGCCATCCGCAGCGCGGGCGCGGTCAGCAAGGCCGGGGCACGCATACAGACGGCGATCGCCTTCATGCGCCGCCATCTGGGCCGGCCGCTGTCGGTGGCCGAAATCGCCAGCCACGTGCACATGAGCCCTTCGCACTTCGCGCACAGTTTTCGCGAGGTGGCTGGGGTCACGCCGATGCGCTGCATTCGCGACCTGCGCCTGGAAGAAGCGCGCACGCTGATGCTGGGCGCGGGGCTGCGGCCCGGCGATGCGGCTGCGAAGGTGGGGTTCGAGAGCCCGGCGCATTTCAACCGTGCGTTCCGCAGGCGGTTCGAGGCAACGCCTGCGGAATACGTGCGGCGCGTGCAGTCGGGCTGA
- a CDS encoding putative quinol monooxygenase codes for MDPINVIITFEAKPEGASAFAELMNQVKQSLPSADGCRGVQLFGRSDNACVFTLVESWESRSHHQAHIDRAVASGAWRALEAQLACAPVSCYCTAL; via the coding sequence ATGGACCCGATCAACGTCATCATCACTTTCGAAGCCAAGCCCGAGGGCGCCTCCGCATTCGCCGAGCTCATGAACCAGGTCAAACAGTCGCTGCCGTCGGCGGATGGCTGCCGGGGTGTGCAGCTGTTCGGGCGCAGCGACAACGCCTGCGTGTTCACGCTGGTCGAATCGTGGGAATCTCGGAGTCATCATCAGGCGCATATCGACCGCGCGGTGGCGTCGGGCGCCTGGCGTGCGCTGGAGGCGCAGCTGGCTTGTGCGCCTGTCAGTTGCTATTGCACGGCGCTCTGA
- a CDS encoding alpha/beta hydrolase domain-containing protein, giving the protein MHSRSPTGRQPRLHWLAAAATAAIVIAAAPAEARVTRIVIDNVAPLAGRSIPYEQIRGRAFGELDPNDPHNSVITDIKLGADADGKVRYETTFNLVKPVDMSRASGFLWHDVPNRGGEGTIVVDERELGDIGLRSGWQADNAGNTGVPANRAEGTHHWVAAPIAKVNGVAVTGMVFGRIVNRSGAASQPLMVQTNPVPYLPATLDTTQATLKTHIKETVDGVVTDGPAIAPGDWAFAKCEAGHPFPGTPIDINPANAPGNLPVHICLRNGFDANLLYQVVYPAQNAYVLGVGMAAFRDVGTFFRYEAADDFGTRNPVAGLVKGTAVRGVSQSGNMVRQFIFMGLNQDERNRKVYDGAWPIIAGRRVAANSRWAQPDGVLELYQQGSEGPQWWVDWPDPVRRQPTGSIFSRCNANDTCPKVIEHFGSAEVYALKLTPEWIGTAGDTDIPLPRNVRRYYVPSSHHGGGAGGFTHMPAVTASTRASCPGNNFGRGTLAANPVPHTEITNVLRLAMRDWVLNGTPPPPSRWPTLAARTLVDANKKAMGFPSGVPGIPDSIFLPENFAFPVFDYDWGPQFNHSEASGVPTNVPPVIKKVIPMKVPKVDADGNEIDGVPTVLVMAPLGTYLGFNVTAEGFHRGQVCNYVGGYVPFARTRAERTASGDPRLSLEERYGSHEGYVAAVRTAAEKAFAQGFLLPADRDRLMRQASESAVLR; this is encoded by the coding sequence ATGCACTCCAGAAGCCCGACGGGGCGCCAGCCACGCCTGCACTGGCTCGCGGCAGCGGCCACGGCGGCCATCGTTATTGCCGCCGCGCCGGCCGAGGCCCGCGTCACTCGCATCGTGATCGACAACGTTGCGCCGCTCGCGGGGCGGTCGATCCCGTACGAGCAGATTCGCGGCCGCGCGTTCGGCGAGCTCGACCCGAACGACCCGCACAACAGCGTCATCACCGACATCAAGTTGGGGGCGGACGCAGACGGCAAGGTGCGGTATGAAACTACCTTCAATCTGGTGAAGCCGGTCGACATGAGCCGTGCGAGCGGCTTTCTCTGGCATGACGTGCCCAATCGCGGTGGCGAGGGCACCATTGTTGTGGACGAGCGCGAGCTGGGCGATATTGGCCTGCGCAGCGGCTGGCAGGCGGACAACGCGGGCAACACGGGCGTTCCCGCCAACCGGGCCGAGGGCACCCATCACTGGGTGGCGGCGCCGATTGCCAAGGTGAACGGCGTGGCCGTCACAGGCATGGTGTTCGGGCGCATCGTCAACCGCAGCGGCGCGGCCTCGCAGCCGCTGATGGTGCAGACCAACCCCGTGCCCTACCTTCCGGCCACGTTGGACACGACCCAGGCAACGCTGAAGACGCACATCAAGGAAACGGTCGACGGCGTGGTCACCGATGGCCCGGCCATCGCGCCGGGCGACTGGGCATTCGCCAAATGCGAGGCGGGCCATCCGTTTCCGGGCACGCCCATCGACATCAACCCGGCCAATGCGCCCGGCAATCTGCCGGTGCACATCTGCCTGCGCAACGGCTTCGACGCCAACCTGCTGTACCAGGTGGTGTACCCGGCGCAAAACGCCTATGTGTTGGGCGTGGGCATGGCGGCGTTCCGCGACGTGGGCACCTTCTTCCGCTACGAGGCGGCCGACGATTTCGGCACGCGCAATCCGGTGGCCGGCCTGGTCAAGGGCACTGCCGTGCGGGGTGTGTCGCAGTCCGGAAACATGGTGCGGCAGTTCATCTTCATGGGCCTGAACCAGGACGAGCGCAACCGCAAGGTGTACGACGGAGCCTGGCCGATCATCGCGGGCCGCCGGGTGGCGGCCAACTCGCGCTGGGCCCAGCCGGACGGCGTGCTGGAGCTGTATCAGCAGGGCAGCGAAGGCCCGCAGTGGTGGGTGGATTGGCCAGACCCGGTGCGAAGGCAACCCACTGGCAGCATCTTCTCGCGTTGCAACGCCAACGACACCTGCCCGAAGGTGATCGAGCATTTCGGGTCGGCCGAGGTGTACGCGCTGAAGCTCACGCCCGAGTGGATCGGCACGGCGGGGGACACGGATATTCCGCTGCCGCGCAACGTTCGGCGCTACTACGTGCCGAGCAGCCACCACGGCGGCGGCGCGGGCGGCTTCACGCACATGCCCGCAGTCACGGCCAGCACTAGGGCGAGCTGCCCCGGCAACAACTTTGGCCGCGGCACATTGGCGGCAAACCCGGTGCCGCACACCGAAATTACCAACGTGCTGCGCCTGGCCATGCGCGATTGGGTGCTGAACGGAACGCCGCCGCCGCCCAGCCGCTGGCCCACGCTGGCGGCCAGGACGCTGGTCGACGCCAACAAGAAGGCGATGGGCTTTCCGAGCGGGGTGCCCGGCATTCCGGACTCGATCTTCCTGCCGGAGAACTTTGCGTTTCCGGTGTTCGACTATGACTGGGGGCCGCAATTCAACCACTCCGAAGCCTCTGGCGTGCCGACCAATGTGCCGCCGGTCATCAAGAAGGTGATCCCGATGAAAGTGCCGAAGGTCGATGCCGACGGCAACGAGATCGACGGGGTTCCCACGGTGCTGGTGATGGCGCCGCTGGGCACCTACCTGGGATTCAACGTTACCGCAGAGGGCTTCCATCGAGGCCAGGTGTGCAACTACGTGGGCGGGTACGTGCCGTTCGCACGCACGCGTGCCGAGCGGACTGCCAGTGGCGACCCGCGCCTGTCGCTCGAGGAGCGCTATGGCAGCCATGAAGGCTACGTGGCCGCGGTGCGGACCGCCGCCGAGAAGGCGTTCGCCCAGGGCTTTCTTCTGCCTGCGGACCGCGACCGCCTTATGCGCCAGGCGTCGGAGAGTGCCGTGCTGCGCTGA
- a CDS encoding GNAT family N-acetyltransferase, protein MENNSITAATPEELRSGELGRKLRHYNYGFDGEYPEQQYIRLNARDGNGRLLGGVRSFVFLYWLNIETLFVEADVRGSGLGSHLLAEAERQAIALGATNAVAGTWCAASPETNRPTPDVRIGINSHGSYGYKGRPV, encoded by the coding sequence ATGGAAAACAACAGCATCACCGCCGCCACGCCGGAAGAACTCCGCTCCGGCGAGCTCGGCCGCAAGCTGCGCCACTACAACTATGGCTTCGACGGCGAGTATCCCGAGCAGCAGTACATCCGGCTCAACGCCAGGGACGGGAATGGCCGATTGCTGGGCGGGGTGCGGAGCTTTGTTTTTCTCTACTGGCTCAACATCGAAACACTGTTTGTCGAAGCCGACGTGCGCGGCTCGGGCCTGGGCAGCCACCTGCTGGCCGAGGCGGAGCGGCAGGCCATCGCATTGGGTGCGACGAATGCCGTCGCCGGCACATGGTGCGCCGCATCACCTGAAACAAATCGGCCAACGCCGGACGTTCGCATCGGCATCAATTCGCATGGATCTTATGGCTACAAAGGACGACCTGTTTGA